The proteins below come from a single Drosophila suzukii chromosome X, CBGP_Dsuzu_IsoJpt1.0, whole genome shotgun sequence genomic window:
- the LOC139353486 gene encoding uncharacterized protein codes for MSDEQLPHLQPWVFVENHENSWDMTVDRPMSPPPEEIVEAREMVEVSPILPEPEATIPVTRRSATIASREKTRKELQNRSSEPKVNTKKTKRGKLQKPRKARSGKHGITCRNCGNSLICPVRTKYYTCAEVDGQLFKVKQISAKVALNYILKK; via the exons ATGAGCGATGAACAATTACCG CATTTACAGCCTTGGGTGTTCGTGGAAAATCATGAAAACTCTTGGGATATGACTGTAGATCGACCAATGTCACCACCACCAGAAGAAATTGTCGAGGCTAGGGAAATGGTTGAAGTCTCGCCTATATTGCCCGAACCAGAAGCTACGATTCCCGTGACTCGCAGGAGCGCCACGATTGCAAGTCGTGAAAAAACTCGTAAGGAGCTTCAAAATAGATCAAGCGAGCCGAAGGTAAATActaaaaaaaccaaaagagGAAAGTTGCAGAAACCAAGAAAGGCTCGATCCGGTAAACACGGTATTACCTGTCGCAATTGCGGAAATTCTCTGATCTGTCCGGTTCGCACCAAATACTATACTTGCGCCGAGGTCGATGGCCAACTTTTTAAAGTCAAACAGATTAGTGCCAAAGTGGCACTGAATTATATTCTCAAGAAATAG